The Gossypium hirsutum isolate 1008001.06 chromosome D06, Gossypium_hirsutum_v2.1, whole genome shotgun sequence genome contains the following window.
CTTTGTGGGACAAAAAAGCGGGGGAAGCGTTAAGCGCAGGCGCAAACGTTCTCCACCACCACGGTCTCGTCATCGGCGGACCTGAAAATCAGGTACCCAACAGCCAGTCCCAAAACAATAGCCAAGAAAATGCCTCCGTTGAAAGACATGATGGCCAACATCAGGAGATAACCGATAGCCGAATTGATCCCGAAGAGCAAGGCCGTCGCGAATTTAGCGGAGCGGCGGTATTTGGGGAGGAGAGGAACAGAAGCGCCGGCGGAGGAAGGCGGGGATGGGTTGGAGGAAGCAAGGGATCTGAAACGGAGGCGTCGATCTTCCATGTACTGGTAAAAGGAAGAGAAGAGAAAACAAGCAAGCAAAGTGAGGAGGTAACTCAGCCATGAATCAGTCTTCCAGGAATCGATGAGCAGAGTCACGTCCTTTCCCCAGTACAAGGTCATGTGCATCATCTTCTTCGATTGACTGAACCCTCAAACACACAGACAAAAAGGGCAAAATGGAAAGCAGTTTTGTTGATTGTCGTGTTAAGACAGAAAATCTTAAAAAAGAATTTGACAGATTGCTTTGGTTTTATCAGGAAATCCCAATTTTGGGAACCAATCCAGTTCTGGGATTTGGAGTATGGACTTACGATTATGCCCTTAATAGGATGTGCTTGGCCTTGGGGAAATGGAATAACTGTTGAAAAGAATGGAGCTGCAAGTGGCCCAGCCCTACTCTAGACCGAGTCAATTCTCATCTAACAAAAGCAAGAGACAGTTGATTGAAATTTATAGTTAGATTAAAATTGGAATCCAACATCTAAAGATATGCATAGCATTCGGAATAATGAGAGTGCAACTGACGTAACTATTTAAACCCAATGCCACGCTATACAAGTACAAAAGGCGAAGCAAAAGTTATCCCCTACTGACTGAACTTTGTTGTTAGGTTTAGCATTAAAAGTCAAGGAAGATACTTTCCCAGCCATGAATTTGTCAACCTAAACCTATAGGTAAAACACCACCGGATGTGCTCACCCCAACAATGAAAAATGTCAAGTTGTGATCCCTAGTGTCTTGATTGGGCACATATCCTTGGGTTTTTGCAGGCAACACAATGAGAGGCCAAAATCTAGAAATCCCATTGTACAAAACAAGTTACTATCTCTAGGAATTATGTACAAAGAAGGTTAGTTATATCGCACACCAAACACTAATGAGATACCCAAACTAGCAAGGGTATTGAATTAGATCCTCCCCAACATCTTACCATTGTAATTTTCACACAAGTGAAGCATTTAACATCAAATCACCCAATGAGTTGCCCTATGCGAACATTGTCCTAACCAGGATTGATGGGTTAATCCTAAATATCACACCTAATGCCACCAACAAAGAAACAAGTTTATTTGCAACAATATAAAGCCAGACAATTTCGTAAAAGTTTTCTCAAAAAACCCAAGGAAGCTAAAGTCAAAGAGATGGTTGGTCACATGCAGTATGTATCGATGCAGGAACTCCTAacataccaccaaatgtaacatcaATAAAGTATAAAAGTTCGTTACTCCAATGACTTGCATCATCTTGAATCTTCCATAAAAAGCTAGAACAATCAGTGTAAATGTAGCACTAGCCACAACATGCCCATTTGACCTTTTCTCCTATTCTAGGAATTGTCATTTGTCAATGGTCTTGGAACAATCACTCTAGGAATGAAAGAAACTTATAACAATAAAAGAAAGATTGATCTTTCAGTATTTCCTTATCATTCTAAACCCATATAGGTTTTGTATAATGTAGAGGGTTATTTGATGGAGAGAAGAGACATTGCAAACAAGTGAATGAGATGTATCGGAAGAAGGCAGAGAGGATGACTAAAGCAAATCCAATAACGCTAAGCGCATCGATAAGTAATGGTTGGTAAAGTGGAGAAAGGGACATGTGGCTAACGGtaaggctaaacaaagaaaataatttgagagaattttagaGAGAGCTTTGAGAGTTAGAATGCCAAagtgtcaaaagtccttttactaGTTGTGAAAGGCTCCTATTTATATTGTTTCAAGAATAAGACTTACAAAGCGATCAATTAACGAGAATAATAACTCATATTTTTTAGTAACAAAGGCATTAATggtttattattatgttattattattatgaaaggATTTTGTTGCTGATGCTAATAAGTAGTGAACAAAAGTTCACTATGTTTTGGGAAGAAAAGAGAAGCACTCAATATTACAAGAAGAGGTTAAGAGGAAAACCTTTAAACTACCTCCATATTTGATCCATCGAACCAAGCTCTCCGAAACATCCCAAAAAGTGAAGATAACCCAAGAACCCTATCATATTCCGGGGTTACTTCAACTTCTTTTACTTTGGTCAAGTGGTACCATGAGAAACATCTTTCGTGGAACATCTCTTAAAACACAAGATGATGTGTGACACCCCACACCAGACTCGGTCGTCAAATTCGAATATGAGACGTCACATTACATTACCGAAGCAAATTTGACTACCTCGATCcaatatcacaaagtttaacatgtaattatcatacaattcaaatcaatCGACATTCATAATCTTTCACATAAGCATATTATAGATGTCTACCAACTTTATTTAAGAAGTCTTAGAATTGTTCGAGATACAAAACGGAGTCAAGACTTGATTTCAAACTGAAATTTCAACAGTGTCTCAAGATAGGGCATTCATGTCTTAAGACCTATTGATTTTTATTCTTGTTTCGGTGTTGGAATATCTCAAGACATTTAAGTTTATATCTTGAGACTTGATCACTTATGTCTCGGGACCTGTCTCGAGGCATAGTTCCCTTACTTTAGACTCTAACTTCGATGCATCAAGATAAATGGGTTCTTATCTCGATACCTAAAACAAAGCAAAATTATCTTAGGTTCGATGTTTACTTGTCTCGAGACAAGTGATtattgggaaatgtgtccatattgtagtaaacatgtaattgttttctatgtatttgaacgatgaataaataaagttaatttcacatttcactattatgtcttttttgTTTTTGTCGTTCATGTTTTAcatgcatagtgaaattgtgacaagcaaatactagctcattaattgtctaagttcaaactgatgataagtggcactgtaagaacgtttacattgcaagaaagacaacttacttcagtagataatcttaACGAGTCCATAATCCCGTAAAAAAATCAAAGTgagaatttgattcaaatacttagaaggattattatgtcgtttacaattacaattggggagatgactagtcttggctatcggagcagttgactccatgggtagagacataaatgtattcattgaaagaatgatacattggattggacctaagatgaattaattctgaatctgtttgtgaattaattcacttgtgacgttcatggtgtgatatACCTAAATTCTGatttagtcactgaccatgcgtatgtaactcatgttcTTTGATATGATTAGatgcttatgctctaaagatgatcaagcccatagtcggtatgttgagtacatgacttgtgtatggaaTGACTTTattagcaacaatggaattcatagctcgattaaagatTTAACGATACCCTTTTATTggtattgtgtggattgataaatatggaatgtagtcacgggttgcttattctcgaacaaacaatttatcatagtcatttgttgacagtgatcatattaatcattaagaagacacaatagtgacaatgagataaaataggattgtattgagtgaatgaatttaacttaaaggaatcaatgatatcatatgaggtcaacacacacatgatgaggtcattagataaagtagttggatgaattgctttcataaagagtatacaatagatagttttcaatcatggtacttcttgtggattgactccatgattaagtaatattgaattatcagaatgatgcttctagacataattgcaattactctagtctaattatatatgtctaattgGGCCCTctgttagctcaacaaaagctcgacagattgcatttgaatcagaagaaaattctacgactttgaaaataatttaattaattcactttattcgatgtggaattaaattaggtggtcgtgagaattgttctactagaatttgattaaaaaattttcttaaaaaattaatttggaaaatctaagtgattttttgggaaattaattttgatcaagtaaaattaaattaatcaaattaattaaaattaatatgatatttttggaaattaattttcaagtcagacaattggcccaatgggtaattgaacttgaaaattggacctgagatcaaAAATTTGGCCCGAGAACCCAAAATTGTGATtgagacccaaaaactggtcgagCTGAGCCTGGTATGTGAAACTGAGCTAACGGTCAAGCCAATGGCTCGACTGGACCGAACCGGTAGCAGCCGAACATGTTCGAGGTGTCATAAGGGTGTCGTGCCTGCACCATAGTGCATTGTGGTGCCAAGATTGCAACAGCGACATTTCGATGGCCGATGGATGGTCGATGGCGGTGGTTGTGCGGTGAAAGAATTGCACTCCTACTTGGACCagataatttgattttagattagctattccaaaaataacattattttaataaatttaatattaaattaaattgtacttatcttgatagtatttttttaaatttaatattaatgtgattatcttaatattaaattaaatttaatatttatcttgtagataagtatcctattaatttaatagatttaatattaaatttaatctaatatttatcttgataagtattatattaatttaatattaaagtgattaagtttaattatagttgaactctctaaactctccctatataaagagaacCTTGGGTTATTATTTTACACACACTTAAATTCAAGAGAATGTTGTAGAGAGAATTCTATAAAGAAATTGTTttagaaaatttatatatatattatttacaacttaaccctaaaatttagagaaattgaGAAATTACTCCACTAGTAATTTtgtggaaaaaaatttaattcaaaatgagcccacactcgacagacgtgagcttgaggataacaGATAAGACTACTCGATCGAAGCATTCGTCCTAGATGAATTGAaaaggtataattttgattaagtgtttattactttagatattacaaccaagttcttgttttgaaaaaaaattaacttcgATTTTTCctcaaatctattttctgttACATTTTCCAAACCTAATTTTCCAATAAGGATCACTTATCTCAAGATATGACAACGTATGTCTCGAGACATGCTCAACATGTCTCGATTCCTAAACCTAGAAATGCACAATTTGGTTAATTTTGTTCACAATGACGCGAGACCAAATGGTCAAATTACCTATGTTTCACTTAGTAACTTGTTAAACAGGTCTCTTACACATTTCTATCTTATTCCAACCATGATACCAAtttcatcaatcatcaaatttatCTCCTGAACACATTCAACACATATGACTACCATTCAATGCATCGTATCATCATATATATAGACAATAATAAGATAGGCCGAAACAtacatataaacattaaaattaaataactaaattcAACTTTAGGACATTCAAACGTCCATTAAGTACCAAAGCAAATCAAAAGACCCAAAAATGACAATTATCATATGACACAATCTAGGTACATGCCTTTAAACTTTTACAAGCCAAAGAACATACAAACTTGGTCTGAGCTTAGTTGTTGAGTCTTGGATGCTTTGCAAGTCCTCTAATCTATCAAAACTTGTTAGGACCTGTGCACGAAAATAAACAAATTCATACGTTGAGTATTGTATACTCAGCGGTGCAAATATAATATGAATTCAATATATAATAAACTAAACAAATAACAAACATATATGTATAGCATTGATAAAAATAACTTCATTGGTGCACCCTCACAAAATACATATATGAATACACATCTTttcctatattcattattcaatatCCATTTCAATAGATGATAGTTTTATATTATTGTATAATTGTACATACAACATATCATATCAGCATCACATTCTCATTTCTTATTCTATTTGCCCTTATTACCCTATTGTAAACCCTAGAATGGATACACAAATCTATATGTTAATATAAGTCCACAACCTTTTGGGAATTGGGGCTACTCAATCTGTATGacaatatatatatctatgaCTCTTTGGGAATTGAGACTACCCACAACCCTCTAGGAATTGGGGTTGCTCACGATCCTCTAAGAATTGGACTTAAAACAAAGTCATTGATATCTAtgaccctatggcatgccaactataccttTACTATGTCTAACATCGTTTAACAGGATATTTTTATCATTAGTTACTATCACTACTCAATATGATGTATTCGTCATCATATCACGaatcaatattcaatttcatagTATCATCAATGTACCATATATTACATGCCaataatatatattcatattatcATGATATCATGCTTTAGTTCACAATCAATTGAGTTCAGTTCACTATTTTCATTTATAACACTTATTATCAAGTATTATCTTTTgcacaaaatttatatataccCAATATCATTTCAAGAATTTAGGTATAAGCACTTTTCCTTGTCTATAATTACCAAATCGAATACATATAATTAGGGCTGAGCATtcaatcgaatcaaatcgaatcgaatcgaaaatttacgagttaatcgaatttttgaatctcattttatcatcttatttgaagttttctcgaatcgagtcgagtgagatggaattcgaatcgaatcgaatcgaatcgaatcgaatatatttgttcgagttaaattttaaaaaataattttgggttcttgtaaccactgtcaaccatcgtaataaaatttgtccaccttaatcaatttttttattaactttcatcatctcataatttatttattaattttttatatactggttagcttctttgcttgcttagttgtttcaattatcttcagattcttgtcactatgtattttggaattaaaaaatatattaaatgtaaaaatatgattttttaataaaagttattttaaaaataaaatgtgaaattgataccaatataaaattttaacacgaatgttttatggcataattaataattcaattttaatataaataatcaatatgactaaacaattcaataatataaataatataaaatgtgaaatttaatttaataatataaatagtagatataaataaaattattgctatttatgtttagtgattttttttggataattttaattttttatttgagagtaaagggtgagaagtaaaagtttagggggaaaataaaaagttttgggaataaaagtttgagcgaaagtaaatagggggagtaaaattttggagggaaaatattaaaaaaaattagaggggggagggtttggggtagatgagaggtaggatgggaagggaataaaagttttaggggaaaagtgggagggagtaaaattttttggggaaaataaaaggttttgagggtttttgataggtgtgttcattcggttaaccgacccgaaataacattaactgaattaaccgacctttcaaaatttttaaccgttaaccgaaccgaaattttttcaattaattcggtcagttaaccgaattaaccgaaaattatatattttttatttttggttaaaaattaaccgaattaatcgaattacccgaattaaccgaattaaacgAATTAACCggattacccgaattaaccgaattgaatcactacataattaaattatttttagacttttagactttagtcttagttttagttttacaattttattttatttattaaattatttgtaattttttatgattgggttgggttgggtaattgggttgggttgattacttgggtttggattgggtttaggtgaatagtgggcctatttatatattataattttatttattaatttttt
Protein-coding sequences here:
- the LOC107901056 gene encoding copper transporter 5, whose protein sequence is MMHMTLYWGKDVTLLIDSWKTDSWLSYLLTLLACFLFSSFYQYMEDRRLRFRSLASSNPSPPSSAGASVPLLPKYRRSAKFATALLFGINSAIGYLLMLAIMSFNGGIFLAIVLGLAVGYLIFRSADDETVVVENVCACA